From a single Bradyrhizobium sediminis genomic region:
- a CDS encoding thioredoxin family protein, whose product MLLKSLKTLIASAFLVGGALVAQAAQPFDTSAFQQAQAAGKSILVDVTAPWCPTCKQQRPIVQEIEKSTPNLVVYEVDFDNAKDVLKRFRVQNQSTLIVFKGANEVGRSAGDTNPASIRALVSKGL is encoded by the coding sequence ATGTTATTGAAATCCTTAAAGACACTGATCGCATCGGCTTTCCTTGTCGGGGGCGCGCTGGTCGCCCAGGCCGCGCAACCGTTCGATACGAGCGCGTTCCAGCAAGCGCAGGCGGCCGGGAAGTCCATCCTTGTCGATGTGACCGCACCTTGGTGTCCGACGTGCAAGCAGCAGCGGCCGATCGTGCAGGAAATCGAAAAATCGACGCCAAATCTGGTTGTCTATGAAGTGGACTTCGATAACGCGAAGGACGTCCTGAAGCGCTTTCGGGTTCAAAATCAGAGCACCCTCATCGTGTTCAAGGGCGCCAACGAGGTTGGCAGGTCCGCGGGCGACACCAATCCTGCAAGCATCAGGGCTCTTGTCTCGAAAGGGCTTTGA
- a CDS encoding cytochrome c biogenesis CcdA family protein, which yields MPEIGNLALSYAAGALSTLSPCVLPLLPIVLFGVLERHAWGPVALAAGLATSFAVLGTTIASVGFNIGLDPAALRYAIAMLMLAMGVVLLIPALQGRLAAFAAPVATGGQTLLDRIQPSGLGGQFVLGGLLGAIWSPCSGPTLGAAIGLAAQGDTVIKAAAVMALFGLGAATPILALAYGSRQAILTRRDLLAKTSRIAKPVMGVAFAFVGAFVLTGIDKIVETSLTNALPDWLTALTTRL from the coding sequence GTGCCCGAAATCGGCAATCTGGCGCTCAGCTACGCCGCGGGCGCGCTATCGACTCTCTCCCCATGCGTGCTTCCATTGCTGCCGATTGTACTATTCGGCGTGCTTGAGAGGCATGCCTGGGGACCGGTTGCCCTGGCTGCCGGCCTTGCGACATCGTTCGCCGTGTTGGGTACCACGATCGCCTCCGTCGGCTTCAATATAGGTCTGGATCCCGCGGCGCTCAGATACGCCATCGCGATGCTCATGCTCGCCATGGGCGTCGTACTGCTTATCCCCGCCCTGCAGGGAAGGCTGGCGGCCTTCGCAGCTCCCGTCGCAACCGGCGGACAAACATTGCTCGATCGCATTCAGCCATCCGGACTTGGCGGACAGTTCGTACTCGGTGGTCTGCTGGGCGCCATCTGGTCGCCCTGTTCCGGTCCAACTCTCGGAGCCGCGATCGGACTTGCGGCTCAGGGTGACACCGTCATCAAGGCGGCTGCCGTGATGGCGCTCTTCGGGCTCGGAGCGGCGACGCCGATCCTGGCACTCGCCTATGGTTCCAGGCAGGCGATCCTTACCCGCCGAGATCTGCTGGCAAAGACATCGCGCATCGCAAAGCCCGTCATGGGCGTGGCGTTTGCGTTCGTCGGCGCATTCGTACTTACCGGCATCGACAAGATTGTGGAAACGTCGTTGACGAATGCGCTGCCGGATTGGCTGACAGCTCTAACCACTCGGCTGTGA
- a CDS encoding DUF302 domain-containing protein → MAAVFIGLSAASAGTVKTRAGWAVIDTRQSFQALVERLEATVKSEKMGIVTSASASEGAKAAGVAIPGNKVFGVFRNDFARRMLGSSVAAGIEAPIRMYVTENQDGTATLSYKKPSTVFAPYADEGGDALKSVGAELDAIFARIAERTTSDK, encoded by the coding sequence ATGGCGGCAGTGTTCATCGGCCTTTCGGCAGCTTCCGCAGGCACCGTCAAGACGCGCGCAGGGTGGGCCGTCATCGACACACGGCAATCCTTCCAGGCGCTGGTCGAGCGGCTTGAGGCAACCGTAAAATCTGAGAAAATGGGTATCGTAACCTCGGCGAGCGCGTCCGAGGGGGCGAAGGCGGCAGGCGTCGCGATTCCGGGAAACAAGGTGTTCGGCGTGTTCCGAAACGACTTCGCGCGACGGATGCTGGGTTCGAGCGTGGCCGCCGGCATAGAGGCTCCCATTCGCATGTACGTCACGGAAAATCAGGACGGTACGGCGACGCTTTCCTACAAGAAGCCCAGCACTGTGTTTGCGCCCTATGCCGATGAAGGCGGAGATGCACTTAAATCGGTCGGCGCAGAGCTGGACGCGATATTCGCCAGAATCGCCGAGCGGACAACTTCCGATAAGTAA
- a CDS encoding DoxX family protein codes for MKSIVFLLIALPAQIASYFPWIGPLIMRLVVGYVFMLTGWAKLNNLPQMIQNFSEWGIPFPAILTPFVSAVECFGGAMLILGLFTRIPAAMLTVVMIVAIKAAKWENADSLETLLGFEEATYLAAFLWLAIAGPGAASLDRLLLRLTGQESERSKLV; via the coding sequence ATGAAATCGATCGTATTTCTGTTAATAGCGCTGCCGGCGCAGATTGCTTCATATTTTCCGTGGATCGGACCGCTGATCATGCGGCTTGTCGTCGGTTACGTATTCATGCTCACCGGCTGGGCCAAGCTCAACAATCTTCCCCAGATGATCCAGAACTTCTCTGAATGGGGAATCCCGTTTCCCGCCATTCTGACGCCGTTCGTCTCCGCCGTGGAATGCTTCGGCGGCGCCATGCTGATCCTGGGATTGTTTACCCGTATCCCGGCGGCCATGCTGACGGTCGTTATGATCGTCGCGATCAAGGCGGCAAAATGGGAAAACGCGGATTCCCTGGAAACGTTGCTTGGATTTGAGGAGGCGACCTACCTGGCGGCCTTCCTTTGGCTCGCGATCGCGGGGCCAGGCGCAGCCTCCCTTGACCGGCTGCTACTGCGGCTGACCGGCCAGGAAAGTGAGCGATCGAAGCTCGTTTGA
- the bufA2 gene encoding BufA2 family periplasmic bufferin-type metallophore: MKLSSKSGATLAAAAATLFLAGATMSTVTYAAGEGHCVGANACKGQSACKSASNACKGQNACKGQGFSELTKEKCAAVKGKFKAG; this comes from the coding sequence ATGAAGCTTAGCTCAAAGTCCGGTGCCACTCTCGCTGCTGCTGCCGCTACTCTGTTCCTGGCCGGTGCCACCATGTCGACCGTGACTTACGCGGCGGGTGAAGGTCACTGCGTCGGCGCAAATGCCTGCAAGGGCCAGAGCGCCTGCAAGAGCGCTTCGAACGCCTGCAAGGGCCAGAATGCCTGTAAGGGCCAGGGGTTCTCGGAGTTGACCAAGGAAAAATGCGCCGCAGTGAAGGGCAAATTCAAGGCGGGCTAA
- a CDS encoding adenylate/guanylate cyclase domain-containing protein, whose product MRIGIRSAISGLVLASIIVSAVGVHLLWWRTAEQTSQTLATTINEQIVSAVGDELQSITTEARSAHAAVRTLFQGGVLDPREAEKRRFVFLSQLQAQPTISWVVFGWPDGSLSAVHKLGDAAVEMLELPEKAPDSQLKLRIDRYELVDGDLRFKDTRSEETSYSVIKQEWFDEAMQSVGPRWFNLTSQPGSDRLAVALAGPIDIDQKRQGVLSIVIELTRVSRFLSQLTVGKSAGAFILDRSGAAIASPDPDADEINALKTNHPLFPVAVIAARQSALSYDPEQGDAYRTRVLQGDQAYEAVLTPISFPGWSLVTVVPESEFLGPVRMTIQRLLVGLAALIIAAGLFSAWFAQRLIAGPLLKVVNEIRHVERFDLEKVERHPSRLTEIENLSGAIGDMAQGLAAFRKYIPADLVKRLISDGGGARLGGAVRSMSVMFVDLAGFTGMSERMGDRIIPLLSRYFDSVSAQVQRHGGTIDKFIGDAVMAFWGAPALNPDHAVDCCRAALACQQAVGELALVDDEGAAVTIRIGINSGEMLVGNIGSEVRLNYTVIGDAVNIASRLEGTNKLYGSRIIIGPETRRLAGNQILVRELDRLAVYGRSGGLRIYELLGMADEFADVPSWVEHYESGLVSYRARDFAAAILDFEKVVNLRNQDQASSVMIERCKTQLETPTGDDWDDTTIAQRK is encoded by the coding sequence ATGCGCATCGGAATTCGCAGCGCTATTTCAGGACTTGTGCTGGCGTCTATCATCGTCAGCGCTGTAGGCGTTCATCTGCTGTGGTGGAGAACCGCCGAACAAACCAGCCAGACGCTTGCCACCACGATCAACGAGCAGATCGTCTCTGCCGTCGGCGATGAGCTGCAGTCGATCACGACGGAGGCCAGATCCGCCCATGCCGCCGTCCGCACCCTGTTTCAGGGCGGCGTCCTCGATCCGCGGGAAGCCGAGAAACGCAGGTTCGTTTTCCTCTCGCAGTTGCAGGCCCAGCCGACCATTTCATGGGTGGTGTTCGGCTGGCCGGACGGATCGCTCTCTGCTGTTCACAAACTCGGCGACGCGGCTGTCGAGATGCTGGAACTTCCCGAGAAAGCTCCCGACAGTCAGTTGAAGCTGCGGATCGACCGCTATGAGCTGGTCGACGGCGATCTCCGCTTCAAGGACACCCGATCCGAAGAAACGTCGTATTCCGTCATCAAGCAGGAATGGTTCGACGAGGCGATGCAATCGGTGGGACCGCGCTGGTTCAATCTCACCAGCCAGCCCGGAAGCGACCGGCTTGCCGTGGCGCTTGCCGGTCCGATCGACATCGATCAGAAGCGCCAGGGCGTGCTCAGCATCGTCATCGAACTGACCCGGGTGTCGCGATTCCTGTCGCAGCTCACGGTTGGAAAGTCGGCGGGAGCCTTCATCCTCGATCGTAGCGGTGCGGCCATCGCCTCGCCGGACCCAGACGCCGACGAGATCAACGCGCTCAAGACCAACCATCCGCTCTTTCCGGTCGCGGTGATTGCAGCCCGGCAATCCGCACTGAGCTATGACCCCGAGCAGGGAGACGCCTATCGCACGCGGGTTCTTCAAGGTGATCAAGCCTACGAAGCGGTACTGACGCCGATTTCGTTTCCGGGCTGGTCACTGGTGACGGTTGTTCCTGAATCAGAGTTTCTGGGACCGGTCCGGATGACGATCCAGAGACTGCTCGTAGGCCTTGCGGCTCTGATCATTGCCGCCGGCCTGTTCTCAGCCTGGTTCGCCCAGCGTCTGATCGCAGGCCCGCTCCTCAAGGTTGTCAACGAAATCAGGCACGTCGAACGATTCGATCTCGAAAAGGTCGAACGGCATCCGTCGCGGCTGACCGAGATCGAGAACCTGTCCGGAGCTATCGGAGATATGGCGCAGGGGCTCGCTGCGTTCAGAAAATACATCCCTGCCGATCTGGTTAAGCGTCTAATAAGCGACGGCGGCGGTGCGCGCCTCGGCGGCGCCGTGCGATCGATGAGCGTGATGTTCGTCGACCTGGCAGGCTTTACCGGAATGTCGGAACGCATGGGTGATCGGATCATCCCCTTGCTGTCCCGCTATTTCGACTCGGTATCGGCGCAGGTTCAGCGCCATGGCGGCACCATCGACAAGTTCATTGGCGATGCCGTGATGGCATTTTGGGGAGCGCCTGCGCTTAACCCCGATCATGCCGTCGACTGCTGCCGGGCCGCGCTGGCGTGCCAGCAGGCGGTTGGAGAGCTCGCTCTCGTCGACGATGAGGGCGCAGCCGTGACGATTCGTATCGGTATCAACTCCGGCGAAATGCTGGTCGGTAACATCGGATCGGAAGTCAGATTGAATTATACGGTCATTGGTGACGCGGTAAATATCGCAAGCCGCCTCGAGGGCACCAACAAGCTCTACGGATCCCGGATCATCATTGGACCGGAAACGCGCCGGCTGGCTGGCAATCAAATACTCGTTCGCGAGCTCGATCGGCTGGCCGTCTACGGTCGGTCTGGGGGGCTGCGGATTTATGAATTGTTGGGTATGGCCGACGAATTCGCGGACGTTCCCAGTTGGGTGGAGCATTACGAATCCGGCCTTGTGTCTTATCGGGCACGTGATTTTGCCGCCGCAATTCTCGATTTTGAGAAGGTCGTGAACCTTCGAAATCAAGACCAGGCATCATCAGTAATGATCGAACGCTGCAAAACGCAACTCGAAACGCCAACGGGCGACGACTGGGATGACACCACAATTGCGCAAAGAAAGTAA
- the bufA2 gene encoding BufA2 family periplasmic bufferin-type metallophore, whose product MKLTSRSGAAIAAAAASLFLAGTTLSTVAYAAGEGHCVGANACKGQSACKSASNACKGQNACKGQGFSAMTKEKCAAVKGKFQPG is encoded by the coding sequence ATGAAACTTACTTCCCGGTCCGGCGCCGCCATCGCCGCCGCAGCCGCAAGCCTGTTCCTGGCGGGAACGACGCTGTCGACGGTTGCCTATGCGGCCGGCGAAGGTCACTGCGTCGGCGCAAATGCCTGCAAGGGCCAGAGCGCCTGCAAGAGCGCTTCGAACGCCTGCAAGGGCCAGAATGCATGCAAGGGCCAGGGCTTCTCGGCGATGACCAAGGAAAAATGTGCCGCGGTGAAGGGCAAGTTCCAGCCGGGTTGA
- the bufB gene encoding MNIO family bufferin maturase translates to MTGRQIDAGKPPFLGFGLGLRAQHYDEILSGNPPIDWFEIISENYMLPGGQPLRVLDKIRARYPVVMHGVSLSIASTAPPNFEYLRELRDLARRVEPQWISDHLCWTGVHGKNLHDLLPIPYTREALDHVVDRVQLVQDYLGRALVIENASTYVQFNNSEMTEWEFISELARRSGCWLLFDVNNVYVSGFNHGFDPYAFLEGIPADRVVQFHMAGHSHMGTHIIDTHDHPVCEDVWDLYAAALKRFGRVSTMIERDDNIPPLDELIVEVNRTREIAGKVLADGQTG, encoded by the coding sequence ATGACAGGTCGTCAGATCGATGCGGGCAAGCCGCCGTTTCTCGGCTTTGGGCTCGGGCTGCGTGCGCAGCACTATGATGAGATCCTCAGCGGAAATCCGCCGATCGACTGGTTCGAGATCATCAGCGAAAACTACATGCTGCCGGGTGGCCAACCGCTTCGGGTGCTGGACAAGATTCGTGCGCGCTACCCGGTGGTGATGCACGGCGTGTCGCTTTCGATCGCGTCGACGGCGCCGCCCAATTTCGAGTATTTGCGGGAGTTGCGTGATCTCGCGCGCCGGGTCGAACCGCAGTGGATATCGGACCATTTGTGCTGGACCGGTGTGCATGGCAAGAACCTGCACGATCTGCTGCCGATACCATACACCCGCGAGGCGCTCGATCACGTGGTGGACCGCGTTCAGCTGGTTCAGGACTATCTCGGCCGCGCCCTGGTGATCGAGAATGCCTCGACCTATGTGCAGTTCAACAATTCCGAAATGACGGAGTGGGAATTCATCTCGGAGCTCGCACGCCGCTCCGGATGCTGGCTGCTGTTCGATGTCAACAATGTCTATGTCAGCGGCTTCAACCACGGATTCGACCCCTATGCCTTCCTTGAAGGCATTCCGGCGGACCGGGTGGTCCAGTTTCACATGGCCGGGCATAGCCATATGGGCACCCACATCATCGATACCCACGATCATCCGGTGTGCGAAGATGTCTGGGACCTCTACGCCGCAGCCCTGAAGCGCTTCGGTCGCGTCTCGACCATGATCGAGCGCGACGACAATATCCCGCCACTCGACGAGCTCATTGTCGAAGTCAACCGGACCCGGGAGATCGCCGGGAAGGTCTTGGCGGATGGACAAACGGGATGA
- a CDS encoding HvfC/BufC N-terminal domain-containing protein has product MSDLARQQSEFQRCILAGEDSVLTEILDSPRERRDVLLGVYRHAYGSRLVEAMRNDHKLLHSYLGDEMFDEMGYAYVAANPSQHPNLRWFAQALPEFLKSSAPYSNYPILSDLAALEKALNDAFDAKDAPTLAVADMAGFAPEVWNDLEFMSHPSAIRLDLSTNVSAVWLALKNDETPPDAVALKEPSRLLIWRQDVTPMFRELSTEEAMMWDEAARGIPFGVLCSMLATYDDPEGAAARGAGYLHGWVTAGLLADVSGDK; this is encoded by the coding sequence ATGAGCGATCTGGCGCGGCAACAGAGCGAGTTTCAGCGCTGCATATTGGCCGGTGAAGACTCTGTTCTCACGGAAATTCTCGATAGCCCGCGGGAAAGGCGCGACGTGCTGCTTGGGGTTTACAGGCATGCTTACGGTTCGCGGCTGGTCGAGGCCATGCGCAACGACCACAAGCTGCTGCACAGCTATCTCGGCGACGAGATGTTTGATGAGATGGGGTATGCCTATGTCGCGGCGAACCCCTCGCAGCATCCGAACCTGCGCTGGTTTGCGCAAGCTCTTCCGGAATTTCTGAAATCATCGGCACCCTACAGCAATTACCCCATCCTGTCCGATCTTGCCGCGCTTGAAAAAGCCCTCAACGATGCTTTCGATGCCAAGGATGCGCCGACGCTTGCCGTTGCCGATATGGCCGGTTTTGCTCCGGAGGTCTGGAACGATCTCGAATTCATGTCCCACCCCAGTGCCATCAGGCTCGACCTGAGCACCAATGTGTCCGCAGTCTGGCTGGCGCTCAAGAATGACGAGACCCCGCCGGATGCCGTGGCGCTGAAAGAGCCCAGCCGCCTCCTGATATGGCGCCAGGACGTGACGCCGATGTTCCGCGAGCTTTCCACCGAAGAAGCGATGATGTGGGACGAGGCCGCGCGCGGAATTCCGTTCGGGGTGCTTTGCTCGATGTTGGCGACCTATGACGACCCCGAAGGCGCTGCAGCCAGAGGTGCCGGCTACCTGCACGGCTGGGTGACGGCGGGACTTCTGGCGGATGTTTCCGGCGACAAGTGA
- a CDS encoding NAD(P)H-dependent oxidoreductase: protein MRILVLNAHPDQGSFSDAVAAAYVEGAGEMGHEVKSVMLRELQFDLVLRGGYHSNKPLEPDIAQQQELISWCQHLVVISPNWWWAAPALLKGYVDRVFLPEFAMRYHARFPYVEPLLRGRSARVIYTQNSPRLVGWLFRGDLFWRWISHAVLGHCGFHPVRRLAMYGAKDASAACKSHFLDSARKLGRGGA from the coding sequence ATGCGAATACTTGTCCTCAATGCCCATCCAGACCAAGGTAGCTTCAGTGATGCCGTAGCAGCAGCCTATGTGGAAGGTGCTGGCGAGATGGGTCACGAGGTGAAGAGCGTCATGCTCCGTGAGCTGCAGTTCGATTTAGTGTTGCGTGGCGGTTATCACAGCAACAAACCTCTCGAACCCGATATCGCGCAACAACAAGAACTTATTAGCTGGTGCCAGCATCTTGTCGTGATATCGCCGAACTGGTGGTGGGCAGCGCCTGCCCTTCTCAAGGGCTACGTCGACCGCGTTTTCCTGCCGGAGTTCGCGATGCGCTATCACGCCCGCTTTCCCTACGTGGAACCGCTCCTGCGCGGGCGGTCGGCGCGCGTCATTTACACCCAGAACTCGCCGAGGCTCGTCGGCTGGCTTTTTCGCGGGGACCTGTTCTGGCGGTGGATCTCTCACGCGGTGCTCGGGCATTGCGGATTTCACCCCGTGAGGCGTCTTGCGATGTATGGTGCAAAGGATGCATCGGCCGCATGCAAGTCTCACTTTCTGGACTCGGCGCGAAAACTGGGGCGCGGCGGAGCGTAG
- a CDS encoding TetR/AcrR family transcriptional regulator: protein MARTRSENYDGIHLGILTQAAALFSAQGYMRSSIADLADACKLSRGALYHYFDSKEAILFAILDAHIREMIAHVDAAIAEGGPTLTQFRNVIRTTVEVNAKSPHEQRVLIHDLSFLNEDEQHTIKDLERQLVDTVTDLLVRLDAEGKIVKRTRKIYTMILFGIINYTYTWYDPKGGIGPREFADIAVDLFLNGFAPGDAARPAPAGRREKV from the coding sequence ATGGCGCGAACACGCTCTGAAAATTACGACGGCATTCATCTCGGGATCCTGACCCAGGCGGCCGCGTTGTTTTCGGCGCAGGGGTACATGCGCAGTTCGATCGCCGACCTTGCCGACGCCTGCAAGCTGTCGCGCGGCGCGCTTTATCACTATTTCGACTCCAAGGAAGCGATCCTGTTTGCGATCCTCGATGCGCACATTCGGGAAATGATTGCGCATGTCGATGCCGCGATTGCCGAGGGCGGCCCGACACTGACGCAATTCAGGAACGTCATCCGCACGACCGTCGAGGTCAACGCCAAGTCGCCGCACGAGCAGCGCGTCCTGATTCACGATCTGTCGTTTCTGAACGAAGACGAGCAGCACACGATCAAGGATCTCGAGCGCCAGCTCGTCGATACCGTCACCGATCTGTTGGTCAGGCTCGACGCCGAAGGCAAGATCGTCAAGCGCACCAGGAAGATCTATACGATGATCCTGTTCGGGATCATCAACTATACCTACACTTGGTACGACCCGAAGGGCGGCATCGGCCCCAGGGAATTCGCCGACATCGCAGTCGATCTGTTCCTGAACGGGTTTGCGCCCGGCGATGCGGCCAGGCCTGCTCCGGCCGGCCGACGCGAGAAGGTCTAG
- a CDS encoding LysR substrate-binding domain-containing protein, whose translation MFAAVVRSGSFSKAAEILNVSQPAISKGVRDFELQVGCRLLNRSPKGVVPTPEGLALSQRAEALFAIERAAEDELSAVRGLHNGSLRIGASTTIATYIIPRYLGAFHRAYPGVDLHLISANTRDIAEQMVAQDIDIGLVEGPVDDKNLIAEPWLTDVMKLIAAPDHAFSAEAGPIDPRQLENEVLIVREPGSGSREVVTQALAARGIEPLRTLEIGSTAAIKQVVAAGLGIAIVSAVTVKDQVQLGRLKVLDLRDMTIERTLWQLKLPGRVAMPSARAFEKMLLDRSAFPAERLNQAASA comes from the coding sequence ATGTTCGCCGCCGTCGTTCGCAGTGGAAGCTTTTCGAAGGCTGCTGAAATACTCAATGTCAGCCAACCCGCGATCTCCAAGGGCGTACGCGACTTCGAGCTTCAGGTCGGCTGCCGATTGCTCAATCGCTCTCCCAAGGGCGTGGTGCCGACCCCGGAAGGGCTCGCGCTGTCCCAGCGCGCCGAGGCGCTGTTCGCGATCGAGCGCGCGGCCGAGGATGAGCTGTCCGCCGTGCGGGGGTTACACAACGGCTCGCTGCGGATCGGCGCCAGTACGACGATCGCCACCTACATAATCCCGCGATATCTCGGTGCATTTCACCGGGCCTATCCGGGCGTCGACCTCCATCTCATCAGCGCCAACACCCGCGACATCGCCGAGCAGATGGTTGCGCAGGACATTGACATCGGCCTGGTGGAGGGGCCGGTCGACGACAAAAATCTGATCGCGGAGCCCTGGCTTACCGACGTCATGAAGCTGATCGCCGCGCCCGATCATGCATTCTCCGCAGAGGCTGGACCGATCGATCCCAGGCAGCTGGAAAATGAAGTGTTGATCGTCCGCGAACCGGGCTCAGGGTCCCGCGAGGTGGTGACTCAGGCCCTTGCCGCCCGCGGCATCGAACCGCTGCGGACCCTGGAAATCGGCAGCACCGCGGCGATCAAGCAGGTCGTTGCCGCCGGACTCGGCATCGCGATCGTATCGGCCGTCACGGTGAAGGATCAGGTGCAGCTCGGGCGCCTGAAAGTGCTCGATCTGCGCGACATGACGATCGAACGCACCTTGTGGCAATTGAAGCTGCCCGGCAGGGTCGCCATGCCCTCGGCTCGCGCCTTTGAAAAAATGCTGCTCGATCGTTCGGCTTTTCCCGCCGAAAGATTGAATCAGGCTGCTAGCGCGTGA
- a CDS encoding YeiH family protein yields MSNRIDSPDEVRLLAGTIGKAVPLLWGIALCALVTLAAVTIQAVEESLVGHPYVEAIVIAILLGTAIRTLWEPGRRWRAGIAFSAKQLLEVAVALLGASLTFAAIGASGFALLGSVVALVILSLAVSFGISRSLGLPVRLSILIACGNSICGNSAIAAVAPVIGASTDDVASSISFTAVLGVIVVLGLPLLIPLLQLSETQYGILAGMTVYAVPQVLAATVPAGLVSTQVGTLVKLIRVMMLGPVVACIAVAARGLRGDCAPGGSRQNGFFQAVPWFIVAFFLLATFRSLSWMPDAAVFPIRKTAGILTVMSMAALGLGVDLRVIGRIGGKVTAAVTLSLLFLLVISLCLVRFVAAA; encoded by the coding sequence GTGTCAAATCGGATCGATTCTCCTGACGAAGTCAGGCTCCTTGCCGGAACGATCGGTAAAGCCGTCCCTCTGCTTTGGGGGATAGCACTTTGCGCCCTGGTCACGCTGGCGGCGGTGACGATTCAGGCGGTCGAAGAGAGCCTCGTTGGGCACCCCTACGTCGAAGCCATCGTGATCGCCATTCTGCTCGGCACCGCCATCCGCACGCTCTGGGAACCGGGCCGCCGCTGGCGCGCGGGGATCGCCTTCAGCGCCAAGCAATTGCTGGAGGTCGCCGTCGCGCTGCTCGGAGCCTCGTTGACCTTTGCCGCGATCGGCGCCTCGGGCTTTGCCCTGCTGGGCTCGGTCGTCGCGCTGGTGATCCTTTCGCTTGCGGTCTCCTTCGGCATCAGCCGGTCGCTCGGCCTGCCGGTTCGGCTTTCGATCCTGATCGCCTGCGGCAACTCGATTTGCGGCAATTCGGCGATTGCCGCGGTCGCGCCGGTGATCGGGGCCAGCACCGATGACGTCGCCTCCTCGATCTCCTTTACCGCGGTGCTCGGCGTCATCGTGGTGCTGGGCCTGCCGCTGCTGATCCCGCTGCTGCAGCTCTCGGAAACCCAGTACGGGATCCTGGCCGGAATGACCGTTTACGCGGTGCCGCAGGTGCTCGCGGCGACGGTCCCGGCAGGCCTCGTGAGCACGCAAGTCGGCACGCTGGTCAAGTTGATAAGGGTGATGATGCTCGGCCCGGTTGTCGCATGCATTGCGGTAGCGGCGCGAGGCCTCCGCGGCGATTGCGCGCCGGGCGGTTCGCGGCAGAACGGTTTCTTTCAGGCTGTGCCGTGGTTCATTGTGGCGTTTTTCTTGCTGGCGACATTCCGCTCGTTGTCCTGGATGCCGGATGCGGCGGTCTTCCCGATCCGGAAGACGGCCGGCATCCTGACCGTCATGTCGATGGCAGCGCTCGGCCTCGGCGTCGACCTGCGCGTCATCGGTCGCATCGGAGGCAAGGTCACCGCGGCGGTGACACTGTCCTTGTTGTTTCTTCTCGTCATCAGCCTTTGCCTGGTTCGCTTCGTTGCCGCGGCCTGA
- a CDS encoding NAD-dependent epimerase/dehydratase family protein, translated as MQVCERLLARGEAVVGIDSLTPYYDPALKRARLNYLKQHAGFGFYESDLADPRATEAVFDAVRPDRVVHLAAQPGVRASIDDPIACIRANCDAFVCVLEYSRRHDVKHLVYASSSSVYGANRTLPYATHQPVDHPVSLYAASKKANELMAHTYAHVHGLPVTGLRFFTVYGPWGRPDMAVYLFTRAIFENTPIRIFNNGNMRRDFTYVDDIAEGVLRTLDRPAAPDPTWNPEQPEAATSSAPYRVYNIGNNQPVNLLDFVATLEGIIGKPAIRDLRPMQAGDMFETCADISALQRDVGFSPSTPLAEGLRRFVDWYRGYHGV; from the coding sequence ATGCAGGTCTGCGAGCGCCTGCTTGCGCGCGGCGAAGCGGTGGTCGGCATCGACTCGCTTACGCCTTATTACGATCCGGCCCTGAAACGAGCACGGCTGAATTATCTGAAGCAGCATGCGGGCTTCGGCTTCTACGAATCCGATCTCGCCGATCCCAGGGCCACCGAAGCCGTTTTCGATGCCGTCAGGCCGGATCGCGTGGTGCATCTGGCCGCGCAGCCGGGCGTGCGTGCCTCTATCGACGATCCCATCGCCTGCATTCGCGCCAATTGCGACGCCTTCGTCTGCGTACTCGAATACAGCCGTCGTCATGACGTCAAACACCTGGTCTATGCTTCATCGAGTTCGGTCTATGGCGCCAACCGCACTCTGCCTTATGCGACGCATCAACCGGTCGATCATCCCGTCAGTCTCTACGCGGCGAGCAAGAAGGCGAATGAGTTGATGGCGCACACCTATGCGCATGTTCACGGCCTGCCGGTCACGGGGCTTCGTTTCTTCACGGTCTATGGCCCCTGGGGCCGGCCCGACATGGCGGTCTATCTCTTTACGCGCGCGATCTTCGAGAACACGCCGATCCGGATCTTCAATAATGGAAACATGCGGCGCGATTTTACCTATGTCGACGATATCGCCGAAGGCGTGCTGCGCACGCTCGATCGGCCGGCGGCGCCCGACCCGACCTGGAATCCGGAGCAACCTGAGGCCGCCACCAGTTCGGCGCCATACCGCGTCTACAACATCGGCAACAATCAGCCGGTCAATCTGCTGGATTTCGTGGCGACGCTGGAAGGCATCATCGGCAAGCCGGCGATCCGCGATCTTCGTCCGATGCAGGCCGGCGACATGTTCGAGACCTGTGCCGATATTTCAGCACTCCAGCGCGATGTCGGATTCTCGCCATCGACGCCGCTGGCGGAGGGGCTGCGCCGATTTGTCGACTGGTACCGTGGCTATCACGGTGTCTGA